One Streptomyces sp. NBC_00554 DNA segment encodes these proteins:
- a CDS encoding MFS transporter — MSLSAPGRTEAGHPASQAGARRVATIAFTAQGVSVAAVYTTVPAVTEHLRLAPLLTTTMMVAVALMAGGGSFVGLAAIRRAGPVATMRGALLTAAAALTLIGWAPDTKTVICAYILFGIAIGALDVAVNTRAAAIERAYGRSIFGSFYTAWSVGGVAAALLTAAAARLQWPVSAGLTVQAGILLALTACIRTHPLASSEGPSDTPAQPPLGRRVWSRLLPFGLVLLVVYVVDSTVSAWSAVYLRQTLAASLTVAPMAYAAYQAGTVVGRAATDRLVQRFGAVAVVRTAALSVSGALAGMAAAPGWPFAVLAAGAVGLGASVLAPLCLASAARLRSAASEAILARLNLFNYAGVVTGGAVSGLLGSTGQFRLAYAAPAVLAVLLLAGARHFTRPPSSAVPPKS, encoded by the coding sequence ATGTCCCTCAGTGCTCCAGGCCGGACGGAGGCCGGGCACCCCGCCTCCCAGGCCGGCGCCCGAAGGGTCGCGACCATCGCGTTCACCGCTCAAGGTGTGTCCGTCGCCGCCGTGTACACGACCGTCCCCGCCGTCACCGAACACCTGAGACTGGCTCCGCTCCTGACGACGACCATGATGGTCGCGGTGGCGCTGATGGCCGGGGGCGGCAGCTTCGTGGGGCTGGCCGCGATCCGCCGCGCCGGTCCCGTCGCCACGATGCGCGGCGCCCTGCTGACGGCCGCCGCCGCGCTGACTCTGATCGGGTGGGCGCCGGACACGAAGACCGTCATCTGCGCGTACATCCTCTTCGGGATCGCCATCGGCGCCCTCGACGTCGCCGTCAACACCCGGGCAGCCGCGATCGAACGCGCCTACGGCCGCAGCATCTTCGGCTCCTTCTACACGGCATGGAGCGTGGGCGGCGTGGCCGCGGCGCTGCTCACCGCCGCGGCGGCCCGGCTGCAGTGGCCGGTGTCCGCCGGCCTGACCGTCCAGGCAGGCATCCTCCTCGCCCTCACCGCCTGCATACGCACGCATCCCCTCGCCTCCTCCGAAGGGCCGTCGGACACCCCGGCGCAGCCGCCGCTGGGGCGCCGCGTGTGGAGCCGGCTCCTCCCCTTCGGCCTGGTCCTCCTCGTCGTCTACGTCGTGGACTCCACCGTCTCGGCCTGGTCGGCGGTCTACCTCCGCCAGACCCTCGCCGCCTCCCTCACGGTGGCGCCGATGGCGTACGCGGCCTACCAGGCCGGCACTGTCGTCGGCCGTGCCGCCACCGACCGACTCGTGCAGAGGTTCGGCGCGGTCGCCGTCGTCCGGACCGCCGCTCTGTCGGTCTCGGGCGCCCTGGCAGGCATGGCCGCCGCGCCGGGCTGGCCGTTCGCCGTTCTCGCGGCCGGGGCGGTGGGGTTGGGGGCGTCCGTCCTGGCACCGCTGTGCCTGGCCTCCGCTGCACGGCTGCGCTCCGCCGCCTCGGAGGCGATCCTGGCCCGCTTGAACCTCTTCAACTACGCGGGTGTCGTCACCGGTGGCGCGGTGAGCGGTCTCCTCGGCTCCACCGGCCAGTTCCGTCTCGCCTACGCTGCACCGGCCGTGCTGGCGGTTCTGCTGCTGGCCGGCGCCCGCCATTTCACCCGGCCTCCGAGCTCGGCCGTTCCACCGAAGAGTTGA
- a CDS encoding carbohydrate ABC transporter permease: MSTLSPRLRQGRRGLLYLALFGGGLIWLYPFLWALGSSLKSTDGFFSGGLNPIPSEFHWSNYSEAWTQADFSRFFVNTVLFATGTVIVTLLATSMAGYVLARTDFPGKKIWLGLVGVTLFLPHGYTIIPVFDLIQRLHLLNTLWSVVIVQSAGGMVFGTFLFMGYFTTIDRGLEDAARVDGASFHQIFWRIMLPLSGPMLATVGLFACITAWNSFFIPLVFTLSRPELHTLSVGMFNFIGQNSTAWTLVCAGSVITLLPIVLIFVVLQRFFINGLAGAVKQ, encoded by the coding sequence ATGTCCACACTGTCCCCGCGCCTGCGCCAAGGCCGGCGCGGCCTGCTCTATCTCGCGTTGTTCGGCGGCGGGCTCATCTGGCTCTACCCGTTCCTCTGGGCGCTGGGCAGCTCGCTGAAGAGCACCGACGGCTTCTTCTCCGGCGGGCTGAACCCGATCCCCTCCGAGTTCCACTGGTCCAACTACAGCGAGGCCTGGACACAGGCGGACTTCAGCCGGTTCTTCGTCAACACGGTCCTGTTCGCGACCGGCACGGTCATCGTGACGCTGCTCGCCACCTCCATGGCGGGCTACGTCCTGGCCCGCACCGACTTCCCCGGCAAGAAGATCTGGCTGGGCCTGGTCGGGGTGACCCTCTTCCTGCCGCACGGCTACACGATCATCCCGGTCTTCGACCTGATCCAGCGGCTCCATCTCCTCAACACCCTCTGGTCGGTGGTCATCGTCCAGTCGGCGGGCGGGATGGTCTTCGGCACCTTCCTCTTCATGGGCTACTTCACGACGATCGACCGGGGCCTGGAGGACGCGGCCCGCGTGGACGGGGCGAGCTTCCACCAGATCTTCTGGCGGATCATGCTGCCGCTGTCCGGGCCGATGCTGGCGACCGTCGGCCTGTTCGCCTGCATCACCGCCTGGAACAGCTTCTTCATCCCGCTGGTCTTCACCCTCTCCCGCCCCGAACTGCACACGCTGTCGGTGGGCATGTTCAACTTCATCGGCCAAAACTCCACCGCCTGGACCCTGGTGTGCGCGGGGTCGGTCATCACCCTGCTGCCCATCGTCCTGATCTTCGTCGTGCTGCAGCGGTTCTTCATCAACGGGCTGGCGGGGGCGGTCAAGCAGTAG
- a CDS encoding SDR family oxidoreductase: MSRFDFADKVMLVTGGAGGIGSALCHRFASGGARCVVVDIDGVRAEKVAAELPGAGHTGIGCDLLERAQVERLFERVADVYGRLDVLVNNVGMTSSERFDVRSVESIEREITLNLTSPLVATRIAIPLLKASRDARVVTTVSLGGIFPLGETPIYTASKFGLRGAMLAIGLDLRSKGILAGSVLPSATDTRMLRQEAVDGGNSMQFQDPPQQPADVVAAVVSLLDRPRLEAYPRPGESRLVRFAMLVPNLLPRIFPLFRKRGDRGMARYLEELRRRGLARQTDGHWELVEEA; the protein is encoded by the coding sequence ATGAGCCGGTTCGACTTCGCCGACAAGGTCATGCTGGTGACCGGGGGCGCGGGTGGCATCGGCAGCGCCCTGTGCCACCGCTTCGCCTCCGGCGGCGCCCGCTGTGTCGTCGTCGACATCGACGGGGTCCGTGCCGAGAAGGTGGCCGCTGAGCTGCCAGGGGCCGGGCACACGGGTATCGGCTGCGATCTGCTGGAACGCGCCCAGGTGGAGCGGCTGTTCGAGCGGGTCGCCGACGTCTACGGGCGCCTCGACGTGCTGGTCAACAACGTGGGCATGACGAGCTCGGAGCGCTTCGACGTCCGCAGCGTCGAGAGCATCGAGCGGGAGATCACCCTCAACCTGACCTCCCCGCTGGTCGCGACCCGGATCGCGATCCCCCTGCTGAAGGCGTCTCGTGACGCCCGGGTGGTCACCACGGTCTCCCTCGGCGGGATCTTCCCGCTGGGCGAGACCCCGATCTACACGGCGTCCAAGTTCGGGCTGCGGGGCGCGATGCTCGCCATCGGCCTCGACCTCAGGAGCAAGGGCATCCTGGCCGGTTCGGTGCTGCCCTCGGCGACCGACACCAGGATGCTGCGTCAAGAGGCCGTGGACGGCGGGAACTCCATGCAGTTCCAGGACCCGCCGCAGCAGCCCGCCGATGTCGTGGCGGCGGTGGTGAGTCTGCTGGACAGGCCACGCCTGGAGGCCTATCCCCGGCCCGGCGAATCCCGTCTGGTGCGGTTCGCGATGCTCGTACCGAACCTGCTGCCCAGGATCTTCCCGCTGTTCCGCAAGCGCGGTGACCGCGGCATGGCCCGCTATCTGGAGGAACTCCGCCGCCGCGGACTGGCCCGACAGACCGACGGACACTGGGAGTTGGTGGAGGAAGCATGA
- a CDS encoding ABC transporter substrate-binding protein, with protein sequence MSRNISRRGVLAIGAGATLAAATGAATASAAETAHGTRGGNGSSSRGFGGEETRSLDQLYAAALAEGGKLVVYAGGDVDDQLAGVRAGFRSRFPDIDLTIVVDYSKFHDVRIDNQLATGTLVPDVVQLQTLQDFTRWSRQGELLRYKPAGFAAVHPKFKDPDGAWTAVMAVAFSFVYNVAAVGADVPRTPLDFVDPRWKGAVASSYPHDDDAVLYLFSLYVRKYGWEWVEKFAQQQPQFARGSHKAGVAVAAGQKSVGVGSSGSLLATGGASRWALPAEGHPFMAWGQRAAILKQGAHPTAAKLYLNWMLSPEVQQTSYSGWSVRTDIPLKSGLKPIWEYKDANLDGFPVFMEDRATVEQLKQTFALYFGEVEGAPSPGRLGLHPGR encoded by the coding sequence ATGTCAAGGAACATCAGCAGACGCGGCGTTCTCGCGATCGGTGCCGGAGCGACACTGGCCGCAGCGACCGGGGCCGCCACCGCGAGCGCCGCGGAGACCGCGCACGGCACCAGGGGCGGCAACGGATCGTCCTCCCGCGGCTTCGGCGGCGAGGAGACCCGCTCGCTCGACCAGCTGTACGCGGCCGCTCTCGCGGAGGGTGGAAAGCTCGTTGTCTACGCGGGCGGTGATGTCGACGACCAACTGGCCGGCGTCAGGGCGGGGTTCAGGAGCAGGTTCCCCGACATCGATCTGACGATCGTCGTGGACTACAGCAAGTTCCACGACGTCCGCATCGACAACCAGCTCGCCACGGGCACCCTGGTCCCGGATGTCGTCCAGCTCCAGACCCTGCAGGACTTCACCCGCTGGTCCCGGCAGGGCGAGCTGCTGCGCTACAAGCCCGCCGGATTCGCCGCCGTCCACCCGAAGTTCAAGGACCCGGACGGCGCCTGGACGGCGGTCATGGCCGTCGCCTTCAGCTTCGTGTACAACGTGGCGGCGGTCGGCGCCGACGTGCCCCGCACACCGCTCGACTTCGTCGACCCTCGCTGGAAGGGCGCCGTCGCCTCTTCCTACCCGCATGACGACGACGCGGTGCTCTACCTGTTCTCGCTCTATGTGCGGAAGTACGGCTGGGAGTGGGTCGAGAAGTTCGCCCAGCAGCAGCCGCAGTTCGCCCGCGGCTCTCACAAAGCGGGCGTCGCGGTGGCGGCCGGCCAGAAGAGTGTCGGTGTCGGTTCGTCGGGCAGCCTGCTCGCCACCGGCGGGGCATCGAGGTGGGCTCTTCCCGCCGAGGGTCACCCGTTCATGGCGTGGGGCCAGCGTGCCGCGATCCTGAAGCAGGGCGCCCACCCCACGGCCGCCAAGCTGTACCTGAACTGGATGCTGTCGCCCGAGGTCCAGCAGACGTCGTACAGCGGCTGGTCGGTCCGTACGGACATCCCTCTGAAGAGCGGCCTCAAGCCGATCTGGGAGTACAAGGACGCCAACCTGGACGGGTTCCCGGTGTTCATGGAGGACCGCGCCACCGTCGAACAGCTCAAGCAGACCTTCGCGCTGTACTTCGGCGAGGTCGAGGGCGCCCCCTCCCCCGGGCGCCTCGGCCTGCACCCGGGCCGCTGA
- a CDS encoding AraC family transcriptional regulator encodes MTLGPGPEDPHGTSADPHGTSADPQGTSRSTSATIQPNILRYLVIVAGERGIDLRPQLRQVGLDETVMRAAALRVSYRQGSAVIRRALELTGDERLGLKVGAAQHLTAWGLLGFALLADDTLRHAIETGVKYQNLSGAMTVWSTGMGEDGAFVLHADLPDPAIDPSVASFLIEEGFASVVTLSRLAVGSGFAPRAVEFSAPAPRQRELYGALFGCPVRFGAPADRIVIDPAWAGARMPGRDPVTYASTLEMLDAQLASRHDQQDLLEVLEVSVAQSLPVIPSFGEQARRHATSERTLRRRLADCGTTYEALAEGVRRERVEQLLLRPELTLRDIARRAGFSDERALRRAVRRWHGTSPVQLRERMLRGGAGHVE; translated from the coding sequence ATGACCCTTGGCCCCGGCCCGGAAGACCCTCACGGGACCAGCGCAGACCCTCACGGGACCAGCGCAGACCCTCAAGGCACCAGCCGCAGCACGTCGGCGACGATCCAGCCGAACATCCTGCGCTATCTCGTCATCGTCGCCGGTGAACGCGGCATCGATCTACGGCCTCAGCTGAGACAGGTCGGGCTGGACGAGACGGTCATGCGCGCCGCCGCGCTGAGGGTGTCCTACCGGCAGGGCAGCGCGGTGATCCGGCGCGCGCTGGAGCTCACCGGGGACGAGCGTCTTGGCCTGAAGGTCGGCGCGGCGCAGCACCTGACCGCGTGGGGCCTGCTCGGCTTCGCCCTGCTGGCCGACGACACGCTGCGACACGCCATCGAGACCGGCGTGAAGTACCAGAACCTGTCCGGCGCGATGACCGTGTGGTCGACCGGCATGGGCGAGGACGGCGCCTTCGTGCTGCACGCCGACCTCCCCGACCCGGCCATCGACCCGAGCGTGGCCTCCTTCCTGATCGAGGAGGGATTCGCGTCCGTGGTCACCCTGTCCCGGCTCGCCGTCGGGTCGGGCTTCGCGCCGAGGGCGGTGGAGTTCTCCGCTCCGGCGCCTCGCCAACGCGAGCTGTACGGCGCCCTGTTCGGCTGTCCGGTCCGCTTCGGCGCTCCGGCCGACCGCATCGTCATCGACCCCGCGTGGGCCGGCGCCCGGATGCCCGGCCGGGATCCGGTGACCTACGCGTCGACCCTGGAGATGCTCGACGCACAGCTGGCTTCCCGCCACGACCAGCAGGACCTGCTGGAGGTACTGGAGGTCTCCGTCGCGCAGAGCCTCCCGGTGATCCCCTCGTTCGGTGAGCAGGCACGACGGCACGCGACGAGCGAGCGGACACTGCGCCGCCGGCTGGCCGACTGCGGCACGACGTACGAGGCACTGGCCGAGGGGGTACGCCGGGAACGCGTCGAACAGCTGCTGCTCCGACCGGAGTTGACACTGCGTGACATCGCCCGCCGGGCGGGATTCTCCGACGAACGGGCGCTGCGCCGCGCGGTGCGCCGCTGGCACGGCACCTCCCCGGTCCAGCTGCGGGAGCGGATGCTCCGGGGTGGTGCGGGGCACGTGGAGTGA
- a CDS encoding aldehyde dehydrogenase family protein, with the protein MTRNETLHIVNPATGEPITTLPAASADDVTKAAEQARLTYEAGTWSQLPIRERSAVLLRLAGLMERDAEILARLDSEDAGKPITECRTGDVPGAIESIRWFAEAADKVFGRVAPSGPDGLGLMSREPVGVGAAILPWNYPLAMTAWKVGPALAAGNCLLVKPAEATPRSALHLAALAAEAGLPDGVLTVLPGYGGEAGAALARDPLVQALSFTGSTSTGRHILKAAADSNFKRVSLEMGGKSPQVLMADALSYGDELIADMIEAAFLTMGQNCTAGSRVLVHRDIAEEVVERFTAAAKELVVGDPADPRTRMGPLINRAAFDRVAGAVEAARAGGARIHTGGLPDGLPPRGAYYPPTVITGAPDGSDVLTKELFGPVVTVETFTSEDEAVRRANATEYGLAASVWTRDLDTALRLARRVEAGVVSVNAYSEGDITTPFGGWKQSGFGGVEKSTDAFGQWTREKTVWIRTR; encoded by the coding sequence ATGACCAGGAACGAGACGCTGCACATCGTCAACCCCGCCACCGGGGAGCCGATCACCACCCTGCCCGCCGCGAGCGCCGACGACGTCACCAAGGCCGCCGAACAGGCCCGACTCACCTACGAAGCCGGGACATGGTCGCAGCTGCCGATCCGGGAACGCAGCGCCGTACTGCTGCGCCTGGCCGGCCTGATGGAACGCGACGCCGAGATCCTCGCCCGGCTGGACAGCGAGGACGCGGGCAAACCCATCACGGAGTGCCGTACGGGCGACGTACCGGGCGCGATCGAGTCGATCCGCTGGTTCGCCGAGGCGGCCGACAAGGTCTTCGGCCGGGTCGCGCCGAGCGGGCCCGACGGTCTCGGTCTCATGAGCCGCGAGCCGGTCGGGGTCGGCGCGGCGATCCTGCCGTGGAACTACCCCCTTGCAATGACCGCCTGGAAGGTCGGCCCCGCCCTGGCCGCGGGCAACTGTCTGCTCGTCAAGCCCGCCGAGGCGACCCCGCGTTCGGCCCTGCACCTGGCCGCGCTGGCCGCCGAGGCAGGCCTCCCCGACGGGGTGCTCACGGTGCTGCCCGGGTACGGCGGGGAGGCCGGGGCGGCCCTCGCTCGCGACCCCCTCGTACAGGCACTCTCCTTCACCGGGTCCACCTCGACCGGCCGCCACATCCTCAAGGCCGCCGCCGACAGCAACTTCAAGCGCGTCTCACTGGAGATGGGCGGCAAGAGCCCCCAGGTGCTGATGGCCGACGCGCTCTCCTACGGCGACGAGCTCATCGCCGACATGATCGAGGCCGCGTTCCTGACGATGGGGCAGAACTGCACGGCGGGCTCCCGTGTGCTCGTTCACCGGGACATCGCCGAGGAGGTCGTGGAGCGGTTCACGGCCGCGGCGAAGGAACTCGTCGTCGGTGATCCGGCCGACCCGCGCACCCGGATGGGACCGCTCATCAACCGCGCCGCCTTCGACCGGGTCGCGGGAGCCGTGGAGGCCGCCCGGGCCGGCGGAGCCCGGATCCACACCGGAGGTCTGCCCGACGGGCTGCCTCCGCGCGGCGCCTACTACCCGCCCACCGTGATCACCGGCGCCCCCGACGGCAGCGACGTACTCACCAAGGAGCTGTTCGGTCCCGTGGTCACCGTCGAGACGTTCACCTCGGAGGACGAGGCGGTACGCCGGGCGAACGCCACCGAGTACGGGCTCGCCGCCTCGGTGTGGACCCGCGACCTCGACACCGCGCTACGGCTGGCCCGTCGCGTCGAGGCGGGCGTGGTCTCCGTCAACGCCTACAGCGAGGGCGACATCACCACCCCCTTCGGCGGCTGGAAGCAGTCCGGATTCGGCGGCGTGGAGAAGTCCACCGACGCCTTCGGCCAGTGGACCCGGGAGAAGACGGTCTGGATCCGCACCCGCTGA
- a CDS encoding sensor histidine kinase — MPPTRSALRRLSLSVWHIPHLVFLTVVTGTLARLFAVHTWLCWMVAPPIVVLALAYVGGLARWDRLGTRGRPAWLGLLLLLWGCVCWALPADLVTGYVWLAIPLAVVAQRMPGRRLPLAALWVTTALLVATLTRISGGFDLELIAPPTAAIWATVALHRTQERLMRELTATRGELAARQREAGRLAERARLARDLHDTLAQEISGSRMLLQAADRDWERRPDAARRQVRAVVDALGTHLAETRGIIHDLTPPGVERDGLETALHELCARTDAAPGAPTVSVSTRGEPCPVPTDRAVALLRVTRGLLANACEHARATHVRVTLQHVDGAVAVEVMDDGTGFDPTAALPRKQGRGFGLAAARDRLAELEGTLTVDGVPGLGTRARATVPVRARVTAGAA, encoded by the coding sequence GTGCCCCCCACTCGTTCCGCCCTGCGCAGGCTGTCCCTGTCGGTGTGGCACATTCCGCACCTGGTCTTCCTGACCGTCGTCACCGGCACCCTCGCACGGCTCTTCGCCGTGCACACGTGGCTGTGCTGGATGGTCGCCCCGCCCATCGTGGTCCTGGCCCTGGCGTACGTGGGCGGGCTGGCCCGATGGGACCGGCTCGGCACCCGGGGCAGGCCCGCCTGGCTGGGACTGCTCCTGCTGCTGTGGGGGTGCGTCTGCTGGGCCCTTCCGGCCGACCTCGTCACCGGGTACGTGTGGTTGGCCATCCCCCTGGCCGTGGTGGCGCAGCGGATGCCCGGACGCCGATTGCCTCTCGCGGCGCTCTGGGTGACGACCGCACTGCTCGTGGCGACGCTCACCCGGATCAGCGGCGGGTTCGACCTCGAACTCATAGCGCCGCCGACCGCGGCCATCTGGGCGACCGTGGCCCTGCACCGCACCCAGGAACGACTGATGCGTGAACTGACCGCCACCAGAGGCGAGTTGGCTGCGCGCCAACGCGAGGCCGGCCGCCTCGCCGAGCGCGCCCGCCTGGCCCGGGACCTGCACGACACCCTGGCCCAGGAGATCTCGGGGAGCCGCATGCTGCTGCAGGCCGCCGACCGGGACTGGGAACGCAGGCCGGATGCGGCAAGGCGACAGGTGCGGGCCGTTGTCGACGCGCTCGGCACGCATCTCGCGGAGACCCGCGGCATCATCCACGATCTCACCCCGCCCGGTGTGGAACGCGATGGCTTGGAGACGGCACTGCACGAGCTCTGCGCCCGTACGGACGCCGCTCCAGGAGCTCCCACGGTCTCCGTCTCCACGCGGGGTGAGCCCTGTCCCGTCCCCACCGACCGGGCCGTTGCTCTCCTACGAGTGACCCGGGGTCTGCTGGCGAACGCGTGCGAGCACGCCCGCGCCACCCATGTCCGGGTCACCCTTCAGCACGTGGACGGGGCCGTGGCGGTCGAGGTCATGGACGACGGAACGGGATTCGACCCGACGGCGGCGCTCCCCCGGAAGCAGGGGCGGGGATTCGGACTGGCCGCCGCACGCGACCGGCTGGCCGAGCTGGAAGGCACGCTCACCGTCGACGGCGTACCCGGACTCGGGACCCGGGCCAGAGCCACCGTGCCGGTGCGGGCGCGCGTCACCGCGGGCGCGGCGTGA
- a CDS encoding response regulator transcription factor, which produces MNDVPAHTVRILIVDDHAVVRAGLRALLEGEPGFDVVDETGDGEQAVLLAGRHRPDVVLMDLRLRDGGGTGSDAEAGGIAATRRITATVPGVDVVVLTSYGNRGDVVRAMEAGARGYVLKAGPPEELFRAVRAAAAGSMGLAPEATAHLVGGTMEDGPVLSERELEVIRFLAQGHSNRAIAAALHLSEATVKTHLVRIYRKLGTENRVGTVSEAVRRGLLEIGG; this is translated from the coding sequence GTGAACGACGTTCCCGCGCACACGGTGCGGATCCTGATCGTGGACGACCATGCCGTCGTACGAGCGGGTCTGCGGGCCCTGCTGGAGGGTGAGCCCGGTTTCGATGTGGTCGACGAGACCGGCGACGGTGAACAGGCCGTGCTTCTCGCCGGGCGGCACAGACCCGACGTGGTTCTGATGGACCTGCGGCTGAGGGACGGCGGCGGCACGGGTTCCGACGCCGAGGCGGGCGGCATCGCCGCGACACGGCGGATCACCGCCACCGTTCCCGGCGTCGACGTCGTCGTTCTGACCAGCTACGGCAACAGAGGAGACGTCGTCCGAGCCATGGAGGCCGGCGCCCGCGGCTATGTCCTCAAGGCGGGTCCGCCCGAAGAACTCTTCCGCGCGGTACGCGCCGCCGCGGCCGGGAGCATGGGTCTGGCTCCCGAGGCCACCGCCCACCTGGTCGGCGGGACGATGGAGGACGGCCCGGTACTGAGTGAGCGCGAGCTCGAAGTCATCAGGTTTCTCGCGCAGGGACACAGCAACCGGGCCATCGCGGCGGCCCTGCACCTCTCGGAAGCCACGGTCAAGACGCACCTCGTCCGCATCTACCGCAAGCTCGGCACCGAGAACAGGGTCGGCACGGTGTCCGAGGCCGTACGGCGCGGACTGCTTGAGATCGGTGGATGA
- a CDS encoding flavin-containing monooxygenase: MRESQFDTCVIGAGPAGLAVARALAERDLPYTHLERHTGPGGIWDIENPGSPMYESAHFISSRTLSGFGGFPMPEHFADYPPHRQILSYLRSFADAYGLTDRIEFGVEVAGVEKNADGTWTVTRADGRESVHGQVVVCTGAQWHPNIPDIPGEFSGEVRHTAGYRSAEELRGKRVLVVGAGNSGCDIACDAARTADHAVISMRRGYWFIPKHLFGLPVDTIANSGPHLPMWLAQRVFGGLLRIINGDPTRLGLQKPDHKLFETHPAINSMLIHHLQHGDITARPGIARAEGSTVHFTDGTSDDFDLVLLATGYVHKVPVAQKYFGDEQHPDLYLSSFSREHLGLFGIGFIETNSGAYQLFDTQAQLIAGYVYDARHRLPNAERFSQMIRADRPDLTGGLKFVASPRHTGYVDSGAFVKYLGKVAGRMGWRTEGRPPVRSPRRVEATETAEATA, from the coding sequence GTGAGAGAAAGCCAGTTTGATACGTGTGTGATCGGGGCGGGACCTGCCGGGCTGGCGGTCGCCAGGGCCCTGGCGGAGCGCGATCTGCCGTACACGCATCTGGAGCGGCACACCGGGCCCGGCGGTATCTGGGACATCGAGAACCCCGGCAGCCCGATGTACGAGTCGGCCCATTTCATCTCCAGCAGGACCTTGTCGGGGTTCGGCGGCTTTCCGATGCCCGAGCACTTCGCGGACTACCCGCCGCACCGGCAGATCCTGTCGTATCTGCGGTCCTTCGCCGACGCCTACGGGCTGACGGACCGGATCGAGTTCGGCGTCGAGGTCGCGGGCGTCGAGAAGAACGCGGACGGCACCTGGACGGTGACCCGGGCCGACGGGCGGGAAAGCGTGCACGGGCAGGTCGTGGTGTGTACGGGCGCGCAGTGGCACCCCAACATCCCTGATATTCCCGGGGAGTTCAGCGGGGAGGTCCGGCACACCGCCGGCTATCGCAGCGCGGAGGAGCTGCGGGGCAAGCGGGTCCTGGTCGTGGGTGCGGGCAACTCCGGCTGCGACATCGCCTGCGACGCGGCCCGGACCGCGGACCATGCGGTGATCAGTATGCGGCGCGGGTACTGGTTCATTCCCAAGCATCTGTTCGGCCTACCCGTGGACACCATCGCCAACAGCGGGCCGCACCTGCCGATGTGGCTGGCGCAGCGGGTCTTCGGCGGACTGCTGCGGATCATCAACGGCGATCCGACGCGGCTGGGGCTGCAGAAGCCGGACCACAAGCTGTTCGAGACCCACCCGGCCATCAACTCGATGCTGATCCACCACCTCCAGCACGGCGACATCACCGCCAGGCCCGGGATCGCCCGCGCCGAGGGCAGCACCGTGCACTTCACCGACGGAACGAGCGACGACTTCGATCTCGTCCTGCTCGCCACGGGCTACGTCCACAAAGTGCCGGTCGCGCAGAAGTACTTCGGTGACGAGCAGCATCCCGACCTGTACCTGTCGTCGTTCTCGCGCGAGCACCTGGGCCTGTTCGGCATCGGGTTCATCGAGACCAACTCCGGCGCGTACCAACTCTTCGACACCCAGGCGCAGTTGATCGCCGGGTATGTGTACGACGCGCGGCACCGGCTGCCGAACGCGGAGCGGTTCAGCCAGATGATCCGCGCCGACCGCCCGGATCTGACCGGCGGGCTGAAGTTCGTCGCCTCACCCCGCCACACCGGCTACGTCGACAGCGGGGCCTTCGTGAAGTACCTCGGCAAGGTCGCGGGCCGGATGGGCTGGCGTACGGAGGGCCGGCCGCCGGTGCGGTCCCCGCGCCGCGTGGAAGCAACGGAGACGGCGGAGGCCACGGCATGA